One window of Triticum dicoccoides isolate Atlit2015 ecotype Zavitan chromosome 5A, WEW_v2.0, whole genome shotgun sequence genomic DNA carries:
- the LOC119297641 gene encoding uncharacterized protein LOC119297641 has protein sequence MAAGDVATVFLEMSLGTRLAVSFPASSTIVADLKRRVSHEHAACFPHLGQIAVQSIKIEHGGSWFHLADSMAVRDAFLFQGIKERWHLQVDASLQVDQGMVTQGHSGGADSANHSAPAPGRGHGCEGSSSRRCRKTSSSDEMLPDQVEAEAQAQVTPSEREQPLTGKGEGSSDGAEQDREQGAWGRRLRPRTHVGKTPITLSSGSSSSSESEEMDTNTVGGGSSSSSESEEMDINTVVDAPAPQFVVELKKCHFVKQNGQYLNVPMEFGIVHRYTEKKKVLLRMGGDSWAVSLKHGLTSTGRPRTSLRYGWQQFRVDNRLRVGETCFFRALPGDGGGDHHVLKVEVRRLDGSYAT, from the exons ATGGCCGCCGGCGACGTCGCGACGGTGTTCCTCGAGATGAGCCTCGGCACCCGCCTCGCCGTCTCCTTCCCCGCCTCCTCCACCATCGTCGCCGACCTCAAGC GCAGAGTGAGCCATGAGCACGCCGCATGTTTCCCCCACCTTGGCCAGATCGCCGTCCAATCCATCAAG ATCGAGCACGGAGGGTCGTGGTTCCACCTCGCCGACTCCATGGCCGTCCGGGACGCTTTCCTGTTCCAAGGGATCAAAGAACGCTGGCACCTGCAGGTAGACGCATCTCTGCAAGTTGACCAAGGGATGGTCACCCAGGGACACAGCGGCGGCGCAGATTCTGCAAATCACTCTGCACCTGCGCCTGGTCGTGGCCATGGATGCGAGGGGTCGTCGAGCAGGAGGTGCCGCAAGACATCAAGCTCTGATGAGATGCTGCCTGATCAGGTTGAAGCTGAAGCTCAAGCTCAAGTCACCCCCAGTGAAAGGGAGCAGCCATTGACAGGCAAGGGCGAAGGAAGCAGCGACGGGGCAGAACAAGACAGAGAGCAGGGGGCATGGGGGAGAAGGCTGCGGCCGAGGACCCATGTTGGTAAAACACCAATTACTTTGtcaagcggcagcagcagcagctcagagTCGGAGGAAATGGACACCAACACcgtcggcggcggcagcagcagcagctccgaGTCGGAGGAAATGGACATCAACACCGTCGTCGACGCGCCGGCGCCGCAGTTCGTCGTCGAGCTCAAGAAATGCCACTTTGTCAAGCAGAATGGGCAGTACCTG AACGTGCCGATGGAGTTCGGCATTGTGCACCGGTACACGGAGAAGAAGAAGGTGCTGCTGCGGATGGGGGGCGACTCGTGGGCCGTCAGCCTGAAGCACGGCCTCACGTCTACCGGCAGGCCCCGCACGTCCCTCCGGTACGGGTGGCAGCAGTTCCGCGTCGACAACCGCCTCCGCGTGGGCGAGACCTGCTTCTTCCGAGCCCTCCCCGGGGACGGCGGCGGCGATCACCATGTGCTCAAGGTGGAGGTGCGCAGGCTAGACGGCAGCTACGCCACCTGA